A single window of Callithrix jacchus isolate 240 chromosome 6, calJac240_pri, whole genome shotgun sequence DNA harbors:
- the DLX2 gene encoding homeobox protein DLX-2, translating to MTGVFDSLVADMHSTQIAASSTYHQHQQPPSGGGAGPGGNNSSSSSLHKPQESPTLPVSTATDSSYYTNQQHPVGGGGGGGGSPYAHMGSYQYQASGLNNVPYSAKSSYDLGYTAAYTSYAPYGTSSSPANNEPEKEDLEPEIRIVNGKPKKVRKPRTIYSSFQLAALQRRFQKTQYLALPERAELAASLGLTQTQVKIWFQNRRSKFKKMWKSGEIPSEQHPGASASPPCASPPVSAPASWDFGAPQRMAGGGGPGSGGSGAGSSGSSPSSAASAFLGNYPWYHQASGSASHLQATAPLLHPTQTPQPHHHHHHHGGGGAPVSAGTIF from the exons ATGACTGGAGTCTTTGACAGTCTGGTGGCTGATATGCACTCGACCCAGATCGCCGCCTCCAGCACGTACCACCAGCACCAGCAGCCCCCGAGCGGCGGCGGCGCCGGCCCAGGTggcaacaacagcagcagcagcagcctccaCAAGCCCCAGGAGTCGCCCACCCTTCCGGTGTCCACCGCCACGGACAGCAGCTACTACACCAACCAGCAGCACCCggtgggcggcggcggcggcggcgggggctcGCCCTACGCGCACATGGGCTCTTACCAGTACCAAGCCAGCGGCCTCAACAACGTCCCTTACTCAGCCAAGAGCAGCTACGACCTGGGCTACACCGCCGCCTACACCTCCTACGCTCCCTATGGAACCAGTTCGTCCCCAGCCAACAATGAGCCTG AGAAGGAGGACCTCGAGCCTGAAATCCGGATAGTGAACGGGAAGCCAAAGAAAGTCCGGAAACCCCGCACCATCTACTCGAGTTTCCAGCTGGCGGCTCTTCAGCGGCGTTTCCAAAAGACTCAGTATCTGGCCTTGCCGGAGCGAGCCGAGCTGGCGGCGTCTCTGGGCCTCACTCAGACTCAG GTCAAAATCTGGTTCCAGAATCGCCGGTCCAAGTTCAAGAAGATGTGGAAAAGTGGTGAGATCCCGTCGGAGCAGCACCCTGGGGCCAGCGCTTCCCCACCTTGTGCTTCGCCGCCCGTCTCGGCGCCGGCCTCCTGGGACTTTGGTGCGCCGCAGCGGATGGCGGGTGGCGGAGGTCCAGGCAGTGGCGGTAGCGGAGCCGGCAGCTCGGGCTCCAGCCCCAGCAGCGCGGCCTCAGCTTTTCTGGGCAACTACCCGTGGTACCACCAGGCCTCGGGCTCCGCCTCACACCTGCAGGCCACCGCGCCGCTTCTGCACCCCACTCAGACCCCGCAGccgcatcaccaccaccaccatcacggCGGCGGGGGCGCCCCGGTGAGCGCCGGGACGATTTTCTAA